From Haliotis asinina isolate JCU_RB_2024 chromosome 8, JCU_Hal_asi_v2, whole genome shotgun sequence, a single genomic window includes:
- the LOC137295343 gene encoding tigger transposable element-derived protein 6-like, with protein MLCDWLRSFDRQMRSRDRHVILLCDNAASHKSANVKLTNVKVHFLPPNSTSHIQPMDAGIIRTFKARYKKYLVKHFIQCAEDDLPQTLNLKTAWSEVKGSTIQNCYRHVDIIPTPSDAVIDEDDMALSELRQFLQRFPNENGDIENADDFIDIDNDAKTTPSLSSDEIVSMVASAQRPRRF; from the coding sequence ATGCTTTGCGATTGGCTAcgatcatttgacagacagatgcgaTCACGTGATCGACACGTCATCTTACTGTGTGACAACGCTGCAAGTCATAAGAGTGCCAATGTCAAATtgaccaacgtgaaagttcACTTCCTGCCTCCCAACAGcacatcgcacattcagccaatGGATGCTGGCATTATAAGAACTTTCAAGGCCCGCTACAAGAAATATCTCGTGAAACATTTCATCCAATGTGCTGAAGACGACCTGCCACAAACGCTCAATCTCAAAACTGCCTGGTCGGAAGTAAAGGGCTCCACCATTCAGAATTGTTACCGGCATGTTGACATTATCCCCACTCCATCTGACGCTGTCattgatgaagatgacatgGCTTTGTCAGAACTTCGTCAGTTTCTCCAACGTTTCCCCAATGAAAACGGAGATATTGAAAATGCTGATGACTTCATTGACATCGACAACGATGCAAAAACTACCCCCTCGCTGTCATCGGATGAAATTGTATCTATGGTCGCAAGTGCACAACGACCCAGAAGATTCTGA